Within the Natrinema pellirubrum DSM 15624 genome, the region GAAACAGATGTAGGGGTGGTTTTATATAGGAGACGTGAGAAAGCGGTGACATGCGTCGATTCGAGCGGAAGCAGAACATCTTCCGCAACAAAGACGCCCTTGGAGAATCCTACCAACCCGACCAAATCGAGGAGCGAGATGAGGAGATCGAGGAGTACATGGACGCCCTCCAACCCGTCGTTGACGGTTGGGAACCGAACAACATTTTCCTCTACGGGAATACCGGCGTCGGGAAGACCGCCGTCACCGACTACCTTCTCGACAGACTCCAGGACGATGTCGCTGACTACGATGACGTTGACCTGTCGGTTATATCGGTGAATTGCAAGACACTGAATTCCTCTTATCAAGTCGCCGTAGAACTCGTGAACAAGCTTCGTCCTGCTGGCGGTGAAATCAGTTCTACTGGTTATCCCCAACAAACTGTCTTCAAGAAACTGTACGGGGAACTCGAGGCAATCGGTGGGACGATTCTGATCGTCTTGGACGAGGTCGACTCGATTGGTGATCGAGACGAATTGCTGTACGAACTTCCACGAGCTCGGGCGAACAACAACCTCGACTCGACGAAAGTCGGTGTAATCGGAATCAGTAACGACTTCAAATTCCGCGATCAGCTGGATCCTCGCGTTCAAGACACACTCTGTGAACGGGAACTGCAGTTCCCACCATATGATGCGCCTGAGCTGGAGAACATTCTCGAGTCCCGTGCCGAAATCGCAATCGCCGAGGGTGCCGTTGAGCAGGGTGTGTTGAACTTCTGTGCGGCTCTCGCTGCTCGCGACAGTGGAAGTGCCCGACAAGCGCTTGACCTCCTTCGATTAGCGGGCGAGATTGCGGAAAATCGCGAAGCGGATCTCATCGAGCGTGACCACGTTGAGGCAGCACGATCTCGTCTGGAACAGGAACGTGTGGAGGAAGGAATGCGAGAACTGACGACGCACGGGCGTCTCGCACTGTTAGCCGTTATCTCGAAAGCCGCCAAGGACGAGACGCCATCCCGAACGCGGGAGATCTACGAGGAATACACCGCACTCTGTGATTCCTCTGGGACCGACTCGCTCGCCCAACGATCCGTGCATAATCATCTGTCCGATCTTCGGATGCTCGGGATTCTGTCGGCCTACGAGAACCGGAGCGGTTCTCGTGGGAACTACTACAGCTATGAACTGGACGTTCCGTTCACAAGTGCGATTGAAGCGATGTCCGACGTTCTGCGGTTAGAAAGCGAAATAGAGACGATCCGAGAAATCGCGTCGATGAACAACGTCGCATAGACACACCACTCTTGCAAGTGAAGTCGCTGCTGTCGAGTGATTTTGCCTGTTCACTTGCAATAGTGGTGTGGTCAGTTCTGACTGTGTTCACTCGCAGCTGTGGTGTGCTTCACTTGTAACCGTGGTGTGTGTCTTTGGGATGATCAGTGCTGGTGATTTTGTTCCGTCAGAAGGTAATGTCACTTGATTCAGGCTCTTACCTAACACCGGTGGAATACCTATACATCTGTTTGGTAAGATACAAAGACATAGCGACAGAGGTGTTTATCCGCAACATCGTCGAAAAAAGGATGATCACGACATCAGCGCGTTACCGATCTGCCTGTAAATTGCCTCGGGGTCAAGCCCCGAGGCTTTCGCGTGGACTCCCGTTCTATGCCTCAACCGAAGCAGGGGGCACGTACTCCCCACTCACGTTCAACGTCCCGCGATTCAAGCGCACATCTACGGGTGCGCCTCCGTCGCCTGCGTTTTGCCGACGTCGGAGATACTGTAAACCGATGTTTTTCGCAGCGTTGTAGTCGGCGTGGTTCTCATAACCGCACTGCTGACACTTGAACGACTCCTCGTTCCGGTTATCGTCGTGGGTAAACCCACACGTCGAACACCGATTCGACGTGTTACGCGGGTCTACCTGTACAGCTTCGACGCTGTGTTCTTTGGCCTTGTATTCAACGTACTCGTAGAGGCGTCGAAACGCCCAGATGTGTTGCCACGTCGCTTCAGGAATGTTCTCTCGGATGTGGGTCAAATCCTCGAACACAATATGCGAGCAGCTGTTCTCAACGGCCTCTTCGATAAGTTCGTTCGCCACCGTGTGCAAGTATATTTCGAAGCGTCCGTACTCTTTCTGTCCAACGCTCTCGATGTTCTCGTGGGCGTACCGAGAGTCACACTGCTGAAGCGACCCACGACGCTTCTCGTATTCTCTGCGCCAGTGGTTGAACTCGTCTGCCGACCAGAACCGCCCAGTCGAAGCGACGGCAAGGTTGTTGACGCCTAAATCCACACCAAGGACTGTTCTGTGCTTGGATTCGGATTTAGACGATTCCTCGTCTGCTTCGACTTTCCGCATCGAGGCGTGGAGGTACCAGTCACCATCGCGGTACTGCAAGTGTGCCATCCGAAACTCGAAGGCCTCGTCAGAAACGTACTTCGTGGGTGGTGTCTCCGAGCTGTCAGGGAGGATGTAGTCGCACTCAATGCGCCCGTCTACGGTTGAAAGGGAAACATGATCTCGGTGGAACGTCGCACTCCGCTTGTCGTAAACTGCGCTGTCTGCCGAAAAGTGTGGTTTCGACGTGTTCTCACCACGTTTGAGGCGTTCGACGCCACTTTTGACGGCTTCAACCGCTCTACGAATCCCTTTCTGAACGAGGTTGGCGGTAAGGTCGGTTTCGTCGCGGAGTTGGTCATAGAGGGCGTGTTCGGCTTTGGCTTTCGAGGTGACGTGGTATCCGTCGTCGCCGTGCCAGCACCACTCCGATGCGGTGTTGGCGCAGTGTTTGAACTGCTCGACCGTCTCTCGAAGAGAGGCGTCCGCCCCTTCGGGAGTGTCGAGTTTGATGACGGCGGTACGGCGGTACTCCACTGTATTTTCACATATACGGGCGAAGTTACTTATACGTCGGGGAGTCGTCCCGCCATCGTAGCGTGGTTTGTGTCATCGGGTGTCAGCTTCCTCCCCGACCTCAAGGGTCGGGGCATCCGCCTCGTCCCGCCTGTGAATCGGCATAGAATTCTTTTGCTGAATCGAAGCCGGTGAGATCCTCAATCCGCGCTTCGAGAGCTTCAATTTCGTCGCGCAGTTCCGCAGCTTCCTCACTCTCACTCGCTGCCAGCTGCTCTTTGAGCCCTTGCAGGCGCGTCTCTTTCACGTCTTCGTCAACCTCGGATTTCCGGACGTAGGCCCGCTCGTCAACGTCGTAGACGTCCTCCTCCCGAAGATTGGTCACGTCGAGAGCGTCATTGACCTTGTCCGGCTCAATACCGAGGACCCGCTCGCGATCGATGCCCGCGTCCTCGAGGACAGCGAGAACCTCCTCGTCGTCTTTCAGTGACTTCGAACGCCGGCTCGTGCGCTGGATCGAGCCGTACTGAGCGTGTACCGGCTGGCCGTGTTGTACCCGGTCGAGTAAGACGTCCGCGACGTCTTGTCGGAGATCATCCGCGCCACGCTGAACGTCCGACAGCAGCGTATAGAGGTCGATGAGTCCATCCGTCTCGAGATCCGCCATCGCGGTGGGATCGTGGCGTTCTAGGGCGTCGATCAGCAGGAGCGCATCCGCATAAACATCGATGTCGGGTTCGGCTCTGTCTGTCTGCTCCGATGGCTCGTCGTTGAGACCGTGTGTTGTGGTCGGAGCGTCGGTTTCGCGGAGCACGCCGGCGTCTACATCGATCTCGATGCGAGGATGGAGCGTGAGGACGGCCGCGTACGGCTCGGCGTCCGGTGGGAGCCGATCAAGGTCGAAGCCACCGGCTGTATCTTGGAGCCGTCGATAGAGCGTTTCGAACTGCTCACGCTGGAGTGGTTGGGAATCGCCCGACTCCAGGAATTCGATGATGATGCGGTGCTCTTGGGTATCGGTGATGTGAAATCGCGTGTCCGAGAGTGGCGTGACGAGGGTGGCAGTTGAGGCGAGTTCCTCGGCTTCTTCGAGAAGGGTATGCCACCTCGCACTGTACGTCATATCCCTCATATGATTCTGAGGCCACAAAACTCCGTGTCTTCTTCGGAACCGTTGGTATGACTGACGAGTGGACTGCCGCTCTGTATGGATACTTATCTTACCAAATTATACATTCGACATTCTAAGACTCTGTTTGGTAAGAAAGCGACACAACGGAACAAGCACGGTCATCTGTGGGTGTTCAGGAGTCTCTGGATCTCCAGTCTTGCTCTTGGAGCAGTCTACTCGAAGGCATCTCGGAAACCCTCTGGAAGCAACGAGCCCGGTTTCTGCGCGTGAAAGGCGACGTTCTCGCGAGCTTGATTGATGTGCTTCTGGACGCTCTCGTCGTTGTGGTTCTCGGCCAGCGTCTCTAGCTCAGCCAGCATCGTCTGTAGTTCGTCCTCAGCGCCGATCAGTTCAGCTGCGACTGCCAATTCCTTGAGGCCCTTGGCTGCGGCGCGTCGCACCCGTCCATCGTCGTCGACGAGCGCGTCGAGGTAGAACTCGCGAAGTCGGTGACGATGCGTCGCGATCTCATCGAGCGTCCAGTCGTCCGGTAATACTGCGTCGGTGCGATCAGCTCCGACCGTTCGAAACGCAAGCCCCGGATACAGGGCGGCCGCAAAGCGAACGACAGACTTACGCTGATAGCCATTGTCACTCGCGTAGAGGTCACGACACCGCTCGAAGCAGTCATCGAACAGGGCCGCTCGCTCTTCAAGTTCCATGTCGTCGACAGAGTCGATTGCACGGTTCACGCGGTCGGTGTCACCCGAAGACAGCGCAGCGGCGAACGCGTCGGGTGTTTGATCCATGGTCGTCCGTTTGCTGGCGACCTGTGTAACTCCTCGGACTACGAGGTGCAGCGGATACGGCAGTGCCTGTGGGCGTGAAATCCATCGTCGCTGATGAGAACTATACACGTCGGTTGTTTAGCCGTCACGGCGTCCGGATATACTTGTACAAACGAGTAGTAGCGGCTACTATGACGGACGACGAAGCGCCGGTGTAGCAGTGTACGCTGGATACGGCGCTGGATCTCCCGAAGGCGCTTGAGGCAGCTGCGATCGAGTATCTCGATGTCGACGAGCATCGGACGATCGTGATCTACCAGAGTGCCATTCTTATGATCACGGCTACTGAAGGCCAGACAACGGCCGCACGGGCGTTCGATGCTGCACTCTGGGAGCCGCCAGTAGAGGATTTCGATCGTGACCCTGTCGACCTTCTCACGACGTTCATCGACGAACTTGTAGCAACGACAGGCGCGTCTCGCCGGTGATCAGTCCTTCTTGAGCGGCGTGGGAATCCCGCCTGCAGTAAAGCGAGCGACCGCTCCACATCTTGTACACTCGTCGACGAACGCACAGACTCGAAGTGGGGTTTCTACCTCACGAATGCCACTGCACACGGAGCACTCGAACGTGGTACGATACCGGACTGACGGACGGTGGTGTTGTCGCCGTGGGTGTGGGTTTGACGCTGCTGTCGACGTCGATGTGTCCTCTCGGGGTGTCTCGGACTGGTCGTGATCGAGCTGCCAGGCCGAATCGGGAAGCGTTTCGAAAATGCGATTTGGCTTACTGACGCCTCCATCGAGAACACCAGGCTCGGCTGGCTCGCGTGCGTCGTCTGATCGGGATCCATCAACTGAGCTACTGTTGACGTGTGACGCATCTCGGTGACCCAGAGGATCCGTCTGTGCCCACGCACCGAGTTCGACGGCCTCTGCCTCCTCGTAGAGCACGCCGTCGATGGCAGCCGCCAGTTCGGCGAGTGGCTCGGAAATCTCGGACTCCCCGTGTTTCTCGACAGCGTGCTCGAACAACCATTCTCGGAGCGTCGCTGCAGTCTCTCTATCGACTGTGTACGATGGAACAGCGTTCATTCGTCTCTTACCCCGTCCTTCTTGGATACGACAAACCACACACCGCCATCCCCATTGCTGAGACTCCATACTGGTGTTAGCGAGGTCGTGGCTGCGCGCGCAGCGACCGGAGGGAGCGAGCACGGAGCGGTGGGTGGGGCGGTGGGGCGACCACGGGCGGTGGTCGCCACAAAAAACGGGGGAGTGCCCCGCTCAGCGGAGGGTGTCCCGTTCTTCTTCGAGCCCGACACCCGGGTCGTCGGTGCCGTGTTCGGCTTCGTAGGCGTCGACGAGCTCCCGACTGTACCGCGCGATCCGGTTTCGGGACGTCGGCACGATCGTGCTCGCCGCCGCGGCGACCTGCTCTTGGGTGAGGTGCTTGCGCGAGAGCAGCCGATCCGCCGCGTACAGCGCCGACGCCGCGACGGTGCACCGTGGCGTTCCTGGCCCGACCGGCACCTGGTCACCGAGTTGCATCAGGTGTTGAGCCAGCCGCCACGTCCGCACGGCTCGCGCCCCGGGGATGGCGTCGTCATCGAGCGCGTCGACGACCTTCATCACGGCGTTGGGTCTGATGAGTGGCGCGTCGAACCCGCATTCACACCGGATCTTCCGCGCCGCAGCGCACACCCGCTCGTGGGGCGCTTTGGTGTGCGTCGCGACCGCGACGTCGATCTCGTCCCGGTCGACCGATGAGGCTCGCGCGGCCAGGAGGACGGCGCCGCCGGCGAGTGCCTCCCAGGCCATCCGCCCACCCGGTAGCCGCGCTTCCGAGGCGCTCCGGAGGAACTGTGCCGCCATCTTGACGACGTGGTCCGGCAAGTTCAGGTTGCCGCCGATCATCTCGACGTCCCGCAGCCCCTCGTTGAGCCGCTTCGTCCGCTTGCGCTTCTCGCCGAACTGCATCCGCTTGTGCCACTTCCGGAGGCGCTGGACCTTCTCCCACTGCTCGTTGCTCAGGGGATTGCCGTGCCCATCAGTGCTCCTTCCGATTTTCGTGTGGAGGCCCTTGTCCGTCCGGAGTGGGTCCACTGTCTCGATGCTCTGGTCGGCATCCCCGACCAGGCCCAGGTCGTTCAGCGTCGGGCTCAGGTCCACCCACTCGTCGGCGACGATCAGCCCGCAGTCCGTGCAGAACGACTGCTCGTCTTCGGTGATCACCTGGCCCTCACACTCGGGACAGGCCGACCGCCTCGACGGTTCGTGTTCGACCGTCGGCTCGTGACCGCGTTCTTCGGTGGTCGTACTCTGTACGTCCGAAACCGTCTTTTCGCTCGCGTTGTTACTCAATATTGCAGTCTCCTGAAGGCGCTCACCACAGCGCCCGACACCGCGATGCTACCACATCGCGGATCTCTGACATCCAAATGTACAGCACTGACTACAGGATCTCGTGCGCTTTCGCGAGCGCCTTCACCCCTCGCGGGCGCGAGCAACAACTCTCGGCGGCGCTTCTACTGGGTATCCTTATGAGGCACAGGGAGACTACCGCAGAAGTCAAATCAGGAGTCACTCTCGCTCATTCGCGGGCGGTAACCGATGATCAGGCGGGCATTTTCTCCGTGATTAACCAATATCCGCGCGATGGACGCCGCGAGTGTTGATTAGCACTTTTCGTCGAGTCGACTCCTGTCTCAATCGAAGACGCCCGGGGCGATGTGGTGGCCGCACGGTGCGACGACAGCCTCGCCCGGACCGATGACAGTGATGCTTGCCACCGATTCATCGCAGACCGGGCAGCGTCGCTCTTCAGACGCTTCGTCAGTCATAGCAGGTCGACAGGAAGAAAGTTGAATCTGACTCGCTAGTTCATCGCCTGCTGGAGTCGCTCGCGAAGCGCACCCTCGCGCTCCTCGAACTGGTCAAATTTTTTGCAGGTCGTCGCTGCCGCGTTCGATGCTCGCAAGCGCCCGCTCGCCGACGCAGAACAAAATGAGTTGGACAGAGATGAGAGCCTGAAACAATTCCGCTTCAGTATATAAGTAAACTATATTACCGGAATTCCGGTTACATATATAAGTGTAGCCGATAACCTAGACATAATGCTACTCGAGAAACCAGCGCGTGAGCGCGGGTTCAAGAAGGAACGCCTCCATCGAGTGCTGCTGAATCACGCTGCTGGGGAAATGAGCTGCTATGCAGTCGCCAATGACGCGGACGTTTCCACCTCGTGGACGTACGACTATCTCGACCAACTCGAACATGA harbors:
- a CDS encoding orc1/cdc6 family replication initiation protein; the encoded protein is MRRFERKQNIFRNKDALGESYQPDQIEERDEEIEEYMDALQPVVDGWEPNNIFLYGNTGVGKTAVTDYLLDRLQDDVADYDDVDLSVISVNCKTLNSSYQVAVELVNKLRPAGGEISSTGYPQQTVFKKLYGELEAIGGTILIVLDEVDSIGDRDELLYELPRARANNNLDSTKVGVIGISNDFKFRDQLDPRVQDTLCERELQFPPYDAPELENILESRAEIAIAEGAVEQGVLNFCAALAARDSGSARQALDLLRLAGEIAENREADLIERDHVEAARSRLEQERVEEGMRELTTHGRLALLAVISKAAKDETPSRTREIYEEYTALCDSSGTDSLAQRSVHNHLSDLRMLGILSAYENRSGSRGNYYSYELDVPFTSAIEAMSDVLRLESEIETIREIASMNNVA
- a CDS encoding transcription initiation factor IIB; its protein translation is MSNNASEKTVSDVQSTTTEERGHEPTVEHEPSRRSACPECEGQVITEDEQSFCTDCGLIVADEWVDLSPTLNDLGLVGDADQSIETVDPLRTDKGLHTKIGRSTDGHGNPLSNEQWEKVQRLRKWHKRMQFGEKRKRTKRLNEGLRDVEMIGGNLNLPDHVVKMAAQFLRSASEARLPGGRMAWEALAGGAVLLAARASSVDRDEIDVAVATHTKAPHERVCAAARKIRCECGFDAPLIRPNAVMKVVDALDDDAIPGARAVRTWRLAQHLMQLGDQVPVGPGTPRCTVAASALYAADRLLSRKHLTQEQVAAAASTIVPTSRNRIARYSRELVDAYEAEHGTDDPGVGLEEERDTLR
- a CDS encoding RNA-guided endonuclease InsQ/TnpB family protein, giving the protein MEYRRTAVIKLDTPEGADASLRETVEQFKHCANTASEWCWHGDDGYHVTSKAKAEHALYDQLRDETDLTANLVQKGIRRAVEAVKSGVERLKRGENTSKPHFSADSAVYDKRSATFHRDHVSLSTVDGRIECDYILPDSSETPPTKYVSDEAFEFRMAHLQYRDGDWYLHASMRKVEADEESSKSESKHRTVLGVDLGVNNLAVASTGRFWSADEFNHWRREYEKRRGSLQQCDSRYAHENIESVGQKEYGRFEIYLHTVANELIEEAVENSCSHIVFEDLTHIRENIPEATWQHIWAFRRLYEYVEYKAKEHSVEAVQVDPRNTSNRCSTCGFTHDDNRNEESFKCQQCGYENHADYNAAKNIGLQYLRRRQNAGDGGAPVDVRLNRGTLNVSGEYVPPASVEA